In the genome of Pseudomonas sp. LBUM920, one region contains:
- a CDS encoding MFS transporter translates to MENLDATVIATALPTMASAFGVTAVDMNIGITAYILAVAIFIPLSSWIADRFGARRVFAAAIIIFTLASLLCGLSQSLEMFVIARVLQGVGGALMVPVGRLAVLRNTDKKDLVNMIAVITWPGLVAPILGPVVGGLIVTHATWPWIFYVNLPLGILALVAALWLVPKGREASVRRFDAKGFVLLAGACVAVLGGLEWLGNQTSETLIPGFVLVATGTLLAAWAVRHCRQHAEPLLPLQTLSIGTFRVSILGGSLFRLAISALPFLLPLLFQVGFGLSPVDAGLLVLAVFAGNLAMKPFTTPIMQRFGFRPVLLVNGAIGVALVAACALFTVQTPLPLMAAVLFVGGLSRSMQFTCYNSIGFADVPKARMSEASALFSMAFQLAMGLGVSMAALLLRASMAVQGHAVHAAVGDFRVAFVGVALLGLVGLIDVYRLPVGAGESVLNRAKTTGP, encoded by the coding sequence ATGGAGAACCTCGATGCCACCGTCATCGCCACCGCCTTGCCCACCATGGCGTCGGCGTTCGGGGTCACGGCGGTCGACATGAATATCGGCATCACCGCGTACATTCTTGCCGTGGCGATCTTCATCCCGTTGTCCAGTTGGATCGCCGACCGTTTTGGCGCACGTCGGGTGTTCGCCGCTGCGATCATCATCTTCACCCTGGCTTCGCTGCTTTGCGGGTTGAGCCAGAGCCTTGAGATGTTCGTGATCGCCCGCGTGCTGCAAGGCGTGGGCGGTGCGCTGATGGTGCCGGTGGGGCGCCTGGCGGTGCTGCGCAATACCGACAAAAAAGACTTGGTGAACATGATTGCGGTGATCACCTGGCCTGGGCTGGTCGCGCCGATTCTAGGGCCGGTGGTGGGTGGTTTGATCGTGACCCACGCAACGTGGCCGTGGATTTTTTACGTGAATCTGCCTCTGGGGATACTGGCCCTGGTTGCCGCTTTGTGGCTGGTGCCCAAGGGGCGCGAGGCCAGCGTACGGCGATTTGACGCCAAAGGCTTTGTGCTGCTGGCCGGTGCGTGCGTGGCAGTGCTTGGCGGGCTGGAATGGCTGGGCAACCAGACCAGCGAAACGCTGATCCCGGGTTTTGTACTGGTGGCCACGGGCACGTTGCTCGCGGCATGGGCCGTGCGTCATTGCCGCCAGCATGCTGAACCGTTATTACCGCTTCAGACCCTGTCCATCGGCACCTTTCGCGTGAGTATTCTTGGCGGGTCGCTGTTCCGTCTCGCCATCAGCGCCCTGCCCTTTCTGCTGCCCTTGTTGTTTCAAGTGGGTTTCGGCCTTTCTCCGGTGGATGCCGGCTTGCTGGTGCTGGCGGTGTTTGCCGGCAACCTGGCAATGAAACCCTTCACGACGCCAATCATGCAACGCTTCGGGTTTCGCCCGGTGCTGCTGGTCAATGGCGCCATTGGCGTCGCATTGGTTGCCGCCTGCGCCTTGTTCACGGTGCAAACGCCGTTGCCGCTGATGGCGGCCGTGCTGTTCGTGGGTGGGCTGTCACGGTCGATGCAATTTACTTGCTACAACTCAATCGGCTTCGCCGACGTCCCCAAGGCGCGGATGAGCGAGGCGTCGGCGCTGTTCAGCATGGCGTTCCAGCTGGCGATGGGTCTGGGGGTTTCCATGGCGGCGCTGTTGCTACGGGCGTCGATGGCCGTGCAAGGGCACGCCGTGCACGCGGCCGTCGGGGACTTTCGGGTGGCCTTCGTGGGCGTGGCGCTGCTTGGGCTCGTGGGATTGATTGACGTGTATCGTTTACCGGTGGGCGCCGGGGAAAGCGTGCTGAATCGCGCCAAAACGACGGGACCGTGA
- a CDS encoding acyltransferase, which yields MRKELSAGLDFTRIIACFMVVVLHVSATGVAAFGHDWAYFNTYDSLVRSCVPLFLMLSGALLLGREEGVKAFYTKRFIRIFPPLIFWSVFYVLWKTRLTGDYSGLSASMVSVFKGPAYFHLWYLYALVGIYLFIPFMAKIYRHSTDAEKLIYLSIWFVVASVIPLVTYFYPGVGDLASVYGLSSFAGLSGFVFLGAYVFDRIQTQQAPTVFVDAAGFLICAVCTALATYGLSLRDGAPNQLFFSYLSPFVVVGSIFGFRLFVELGARLARHAKVLNVLAGSTLGVYCLHIFVMNRLSIVYGPLIEGHSMLWIIPALVFSVFLITLVPIFIARLFTPLRHII from the coding sequence ATGAGAAAAGAACTGAGTGCTGGACTGGATTTCACCCGCATCATCGCTTGCTTCATGGTCGTTGTTCTTCATGTTTCCGCCACCGGGGTTGCAGCGTTCGGTCATGACTGGGCTTATTTCAATACGTATGACTCCCTCGTCCGGTCGTGTGTGCCGCTCTTCTTGATGTTGTCGGGTGCGCTGTTGCTTGGCAGAGAGGAAGGGGTAAAGGCGTTTTATACAAAGCGCTTTATCAGGATCTTCCCGCCGCTGATCTTCTGGTCGGTATTCTATGTGCTGTGGAAGACGCGGTTGACGGGTGATTACAGCGGGTTAAGTGCCTCGATGGTTTCGGTGTTCAAGGGCCCTGCTTATTTTCACCTGTGGTACTTATATGCGCTGGTCGGGATCTATCTGTTTATTCCGTTCATGGCCAAGATCTACCGACATTCCACCGACGCGGAAAAACTCATCTATTTATCCATCTGGTTTGTTGTTGCCAGCGTTATTCCGTTGGTGACTTATTTTTATCCGGGTGTTGGCGATCTGGCCTCTGTATACGGGCTGTCGTCGTTTGCAGGGTTAAGCGGATTCGTGTTTCTCGGGGCTTACGTGTTTGATCGAATACAGACGCAGCAAGCGCCCACCGTGTTTGTGGATGCCGCAGGATTTCTGATTTGTGCGGTGTGCACAGCGTTGGCCACGTATGGGTTGTCGTTGCGCGACGGCGCGCCCAATCAACTGTTTTTCTCTTACCTTTCGCCTTTTGTCGTGGTCGGCTCTATTTTCGGCTTTCGCCTGTTTGTTGAACTAGGCGCGCGCCTGGCCCGACATGCCAAGGTCTTGAATGTTCTGGCGGGCTCAACCCTGGGTGTGTACTGCTTGCATATCTTTGTGATGAATAGACTGAGCATCGTCTATGGGCCTTTGATCGAAGGGCATTCGATGCTCTGGATAATTCCCGCGCTGGTCTTCTCTGTCTTCCTTATTACACTTGTGCCGATATTCATTGCGCGGCTGTTCACGCCCTTGAGGCATATTATTTAA
- a CDS encoding FAD-binding oxidoreductase has protein sequence MANTPYPQSYYAASANAVPPRPVLQGDVETDVCVIGAGYTGLSSALFLLENGFRVTVLEAAKVGFGASGRNGGQIVNSYSRDIDVIERSVGPKQAQLLGQMAFEGGRIIRERVAKYQIQCDLKDGGVFAALNSKHMGHLESQKRLWERYGHTQLELLDERRIREVVACDNYVGGLLDMSGGHIHPLNLALGEAAAVESLGGTIYEQSAAVRIERGANPVVHTAEGKVRAKFIIVAGNAYLGNLVPELAAKSMPCGTQVITTAPLGDELAKTLLPQDYCVEDCNYLLDYYRLTRDKRLIFGGGVVYGARDPANIEAIIRPKMLKAFPQLKDVKIDYAWTGNFLLTLSRLPQVGRLGDNIYYSQGCSGHGVTYTHLAGKVLAEALRGQAERFDAFADLPHYPFPGGQLLRTPFAALGAWYYGLRDKLGF, from the coding sequence ATGGCGAACACCCCTTACCCCCAGTCGTATTACGCCGCGTCCGCGAATGCGGTTCCGCCTCGCCCGGTACTGCAAGGTGACGTCGAAACCGATGTGTGTGTGATTGGCGCCGGCTACACCGGCCTTTCCAGCGCGCTGTTTCTGCTGGAAAACGGTTTTCGCGTCACCGTGCTGGAAGCCGCCAAGGTGGGGTTTGGTGCGTCGGGCCGTAACGGCGGGCAAATCGTCAACAGCTACAGCCGCGACATCGATGTGATCGAGCGCAGCGTCGGCCCCAAGCAAGCGCAGCTGCTGGGGCAGATGGCGTTTGAGGGCGGCAGGATCATTCGCGAGCGCGTGGCCAAATATCAGATCCAGTGCGACCTGAAGGATGGCGGCGTGTTCGCCGCCCTCAACAGCAAGCACATGGGCCACCTGGAATCGCAGAAACGCTTGTGGGAACGCTACGGGCATACGCAACTTGAGTTGCTGGACGAACGCCGTATCCGCGAAGTAGTGGCCTGTGACAACTACGTCGGCGGCCTGCTCGACATGAGCGGCGGGCACATTCACCCACTCAACCTCGCGCTGGGCGAAGCGGCGGCTGTTGAATCCCTGGGCGGCACGATCTACGAGCAATCGGCTGCGGTGCGCATCGAGCGCGGCGCGAACCCGGTGGTGCACACCGCCGAAGGCAAGGTCAGGGCCAAGTTCATCATCGTCGCGGGCAACGCCTACCTGGGGAACCTGGTGCCGGAGCTGGCGGCCAAATCGATGCCTTGCGGCACACAGGTCATCACCACAGCCCCACTGGGTGATGAACTGGCCAAGACGCTGCTGCCGCAGGATTATTGCGTCGAAGACTGCAACTACCTGCTCGACTACTACCGTCTCACCCGCGACAAGCGCCTGATCTTCGGCGGCGGCGTGGTGTATGGCGCACGTGACCCGGCCAACATCGAAGCGATCATCCGCCCGAAGATGCTCAAGGCCTTCCCGCAGCTCAAGGACGTGAAAATCGATTACGCCTGGACCGGCAATTTCCTGCTGACCTTGTCGCGCTTGCCGCAGGTGGGTCGCCTGGGCGACAACATCTATTACTCACAAGGCTGCAGCGGCCATGGCGTGACGTACACGCACCTGGCAGGCAAGGTGCTGGCGGAGGCACTCAGAGGTCAGGCGGAGCGTTTTGATGCGTTTGCCGACCTGCCGCACTACCCGTTCCCGGGCGGGCAACTGCTGCGCACGCCATTTGCGGCGCTGGGCGCCTGGTATTACGGGTTGCGGGACAAACTGGGGTTCTGA
- a CDS encoding SDR family oxidoreductase encodes MDAAAVGNGRVALVTGAARGIGLGIAAWLISEGWQVVLTDLDRERGSKVSKVLGDNAWFITMDVADEKQVAQGVAEVLGQFGRLDALVCNAAVADPRNITLESLDLAYWNRVLAVNLSGPMLLAKHCAPYLRAHGGAIVNLASTRARQSEPDTEAYAASKGGLLALTHALAMSLGPEVRVNAVSPGWIDARDPAARRAEPLTDADHAQHPAGRVGTVEDVAAMVAWLLSRQAGFVTGQEFVVDGGMSKKMIYSE; translated from the coding sequence ATGGATGCTGCGGCGGTCGGTAACGGCCGCGTCGCACTGGTGACCGGCGCGGCGCGGGGCATTGGTCTCGGGATCGCGGCGTGGCTGATCAGCGAAGGCTGGCAAGTGGTGTTGACCGACCTGGACCGCGAGCGTGGCTCCAAGGTGTCCAAGGTGCTGGGCGACAATGCCTGGTTTATTACCATGGACGTCGCCGACGAAAAACAAGTGGCCCAAGGTGTCGCAGAAGTACTGGGGCAGTTCGGGCGGCTGGACGCGTTGGTGTGTAACGCGGCGGTGGCCGACCCGCGCAATATCACCCTGGAAAGCCTCGACCTGGCGTATTGGAACCGCGTGCTTGCGGTGAACCTCAGTGGGCCGATGCTGTTGGCCAAGCACTGCGCGCCGTATCTGCGTGCCCATGGCGGTGCCATCGTCAACCTGGCATCGACCCGGGCGCGTCAGTCGGAGCCGGACACCGAGGCCTATGCGGCGAGCAAAGGCGGCCTGCTGGCCCTGACGCATGCCTTGGCCATGAGCCTGGGGCCGGAGGTGCGGGTCAATGCCGTCAGCCCCGGCTGGATCGATGCGCGTGATCCGGCGGCCCGGCGTGCCGAGCCGTTGACGGATGCCGACCATGCCCAGCATCCGGCGGGCAGGGTGGGTACGGTGGAAGACGTGGCGGCGATGGTGGCGTGGTTACTGTCGCGCCAGGCGGGGTTTGTCACCGGGCAAGAGTTTGTGGTGGACGGTGGCATGAGCAAGAAGATGATTTACAGCGAGTAG
- a CDS encoding O-succinylhomoserine sulfhydrylase: MSQEWDAGRLDSDLDGVAFDTLAVRAGQHRTPEGEHGDPMFFTSSYVFRTAADAAARFAGEVPGNVYSRYTNPTVRAFEERIAALEGAEQAVATATGMAAILAVVMSLCSAGDHVLVSRSVFGSTISLFEKYFKRFGIEVDYVPLADLSGWDAAIKANTKLLFVESPSNPLAELVDIAALSEVAHAKGAMLVVDNCFCTPALQQPLKLGADIVVHSATKFIDGQGRCMGGVVAGRGEQMKEVVGFLRTAGPTLSPFNAWIFLKGLETLSLRMKAHCANAQALAEWLEQQDGIEKVHYAGLKSHPQHELAQRQQRGFGAVVSFEVKGGKEGAWRFIDATRLISITANLGDSKTTITHPSTTSHGRLAPQEREAAGIRDSLIRIAVGLEDVADLQADLARGLAAL; this comes from the coding sequence ATGAGTCAGGAATGGGATGCCGGTCGGTTGGACAGCGACCTCGATGGCGTAGCTTTCGATACCCTGGCTGTGCGCGCCGGCCAGCACCGCACCCCGGAAGGTGAGCACGGTGACCCGATGTTCTTCACCTCCAGCTATGTGTTCCGCACTGCCGCCGACGCTGCCGCGCGTTTCGCCGGTGAAGTGCCGGGCAACGTTTACTCGCGCTACACCAACCCGACCGTCCGGGCGTTCGAGGAGCGTATTGCGGCTCTCGAAGGCGCTGAGCAGGCGGTGGCCACGGCGACCGGCATGGCGGCCATCCTCGCCGTGGTGATGAGCTTGTGCAGCGCTGGCGACCATGTATTGGTATCACGCAGTGTGTTCGGTTCGACCATCAGCCTGTTCGAGAAGTACTTCAAGCGCTTCGGTATTGAAGTGGACTACGTACCGCTGGCAGACCTGTCCGGTTGGGACGCGGCGATCAAGGCCAACACCAAATTGCTGTTCGTCGAGTCGCCGTCCAACCCGCTGGCCGAGTTGGTCGACATCGCCGCATTGTCCGAAGTGGCGCACGCCAAAGGCGCGATGCTGGTGGTCGACAACTGCTTCTGCACGCCTGCATTGCAGCAGCCGTTGAAGCTGGGCGCAGACATCGTCGTGCATTCGGCCACTAAGTTCATCGACGGCCAGGGCCGTTGCATGGGCGGCGTGGTGGCTGGGCGTGGCGAGCAGATGAAAGAAGTGGTGGGTTTCTTGCGCACCGCCGGCCCGACCCTGAGCCCGTTCAACGCCTGGATCTTCCTCAAGGGCCTGGAGACCCTCAGTTTGCGCATGAAGGCCCATTGCGCCAATGCCCAGGCCCTGGCCGAGTGGCTGGAGCAGCAGGATGGCATCGAGAAAGTGCATTACGCTGGCCTCAAGAGCCACCCGCAACACGAATTGGCTCAACGCCAGCAGCGTGGTTTCGGCGCCGTCGTCAGCTTCGAAGTGAAGGGCGGCAAAGAGGGCGCCTGGCGCTTTATCGACGCCACTCGCTTGATTTCCATCACCGCCAACCTGGGCGACAGCAAGACCACGATCACGCACCCGAGCACCACCTCCCATGGTCGCCTGGCGCCGCAAGAGCGCGAAGCGGCCGGCATCCGCGACAGCCTGATCCGCATCGCGGTGGGCCTGGAAGATGTGGCCGACTTGCAGGCTGACCTGGCCCGCGGGCTGGCGGCCTTGTGA
- the purF gene encoding amidophosphoribosyltransferase: MCGIVGIVGKSNVNQALYDALTVLQHRGQDAAGIVTSHDGRLFLRKDNGLVRDVFHQRHMQRLVGHMGIGHVRYPTAGSSTSAEAQPFYVNSPYGITLAHNGNLTNVEQLAKEIYESDLRHVNTSSDSEVLLNVFAHELAQRGKLQPTEEDVFAAVTDVHNRCVGGYAVVAMVTGYGIVGFRDPHGIRPIVFGQRHTDEGVEYMIASESVSLDVLGFTLIRDLAPGEAVYITEDGKLHTRQCAVAPKLTPCIFEHVYLARPDSIIDGVSVYKARLRMGEKLAEKILRERPEHDIDVVIPIPDTSRTAALELANHLGVKFREGFVKNRYIGRTFIMPGQAARKKSVRQKLNAIELEFRGKNVMLVDDSIVRGTTCKQIIQMAREAGAKNVYFCSAAPAVRYPNVYGIDMPSAHELIAHNRSTQDVADLIGADWLIYQDLPDLIEAVGGGKIKIEQFDCAVFDGKYVTGDVDEAYLNKIEQARNDSSKIKTQAVSAIIDLYNN, translated from the coding sequence ATGTGTGGCATCGTCGGTATCGTCGGTAAGTCGAACGTGAATCAGGCGCTGTATGACGCGCTAACCGTCCTCCAGCACCGCGGCCAGGACGCTGCCGGTATTGTGACCAGCCACGACGGCCGGTTATTCCTGCGCAAGGACAATGGCCTGGTGCGTGACGTGTTCCATCAACGTCACATGCAGCGCCTCGTCGGGCACATGGGCATTGGCCATGTGCGTTACCCGACTGCGGGCAGCTCGACCTCGGCCGAAGCTCAACCGTTTTACGTCAACTCGCCTTACGGCATTACCCTGGCGCACAACGGTAACCTGACCAACGTTGAACAACTGGCCAAGGAGATTTACGAATCTGACCTGCGCCACGTCAACACCAGTTCCGATTCGGAAGTGCTGCTCAACGTGTTCGCCCACGAGCTGGCCCAGCGCGGCAAGCTGCAGCCAACCGAAGAAGACGTGTTCGCCGCCGTGACTGACGTGCACAACCGTTGCGTCGGTGGTTACGCGGTCGTGGCCATGGTCACCGGTTACGGCATCGTCGGTTTCCGCGACCCGCACGGCATCCGCCCGATCGTGTTCGGCCAGCGCCACACCGACGAAGGCGTCGAGTACATGATCGCCTCCGAAAGCGTGTCCCTGGACGTGCTCGGCTTTACCCTGATCCGCGACCTGGCCCCGGGCGAAGCGGTGTACATCACCGAAGACGGCAAGCTGCACACCCGTCAGTGCGCCGTGGCGCCGAAACTCACCCCGTGCATCTTCGAACACGTCTACCTGGCGCGTCCGGATTCGATCATCGACGGCGTTTCGGTGTACAAGGCGCGTCTGCGCATGGGCGAGAAGCTGGCCGAGAAAATCCTGCGCGAGCGTCCTGAGCACGACATCGACGTGGTAATCCCGATTCCGGACACCAGCCGTACCGCTGCGCTGGAGCTGGCCAACCATTTGGGCGTCAAGTTCCGCGAAGGCTTCGTCAAGAACCGCTACATCGGCCGTACCTTCATCATGCCGGGCCAGGCGGCGCGCAAGAAGTCGGTCCGCCAGAAGCTCAACGCCATCGAGCTGGAGTTTCGCGGCAAGAACGTGATGCTGGTGGACGACTCCATCGTACGTGGCACCACCTGCAAGCAGATTATTCAGATGGCCCGTGAAGCGGGCGCCAAGAACGTGTACTTCTGCTCCGCTGCGCCTGCTGTGCGGTACCCGAACGTGTACGGTATCGACATGCCGAGCGCCCACGAGCTGATTGCCCACAACCGTTCTACCCAGGACGTGGCCGACCTGATCGGCGCCGACTGGCTGATCTACCAGGACCTGCCGGACCTGATCGAAGCGGTTGGCGGCGGCAAGATCAAGATCGAGCAGTTCGATTGCGCCGTGTTCGACGGCAAGTACGTGACCGGCGATGTCGACGAGGCCTACCTGAACAAGATCGAGCAGGCGCGCAACGACTCGTCGAAGATCAAGACCCAGGCGGTCAGCGCGATCATCGATCTGTACAACAACTGA
- a CDS encoding CvpA family protein: protein MPFTWVDWAIVAIVAISALISLSRGFVKEALSLLTWIIAGVVAWMFGGSLSVYLAGYIETPSARVIAGCAIMFIATLLVGAMVNYLIGELIRVTGLSGTDRFLGMAFGAARGALLVVVAVGLLSLGPVQQDSWWQESVLVPKFLLVADWSKNLILGWSSQWLASGISVPADLPFKEHLLPAKTPQ from the coding sequence GTGCCATTTACCTGGGTTGATTGGGCGATCGTTGCAATCGTCGCCATCTCCGCTTTGATCAGTCTAAGCCGCGGCTTCGTAAAAGAAGCACTGTCGTTGCTGACCTGGATCATCGCAGGAGTCGTAGCCTGGATGTTCGGTGGTTCATTGTCGGTTTATCTGGCCGGTTACATCGAGACACCTTCGGCTCGCGTCATCGCGGGCTGCGCCATCATGTTCATCGCCACGCTGCTGGTGGGGGCAATGGTCAATTATCTTATTGGCGAGTTGATACGTGTCACCGGCCTCTCCGGGACCGATCGATTTCTCGGCATGGCCTTCGGTGCTGCGCGTGGCGCGTTGCTGGTGGTCGTGGCGGTCGGGCTGTTGAGCCTGGGGCCGGTACAGCAGGATTCGTGGTGGCAGGAGTCGGTACTCGTGCCAAAATTTCTATTGGTTGCAGATTGGTCCAAGAACCTCATTCTGGGGTGGAGCAGTCAGTGGCTGGCCAGCGGAATCAGCGTACCCGCTGATCTTCCGTTCAAGGAACACCTCTTGCCGGCCAAAACGCCTCAGTAA
- a CDS encoding SPOR domain-containing protein: protein MALLDSAYKQRMVGALVLVALAVIFLPMLFSRQDEQRQVVVEAPAAPQAPTVPQVQVEPVVVPEPQALPEEPVPSDADVAAQQAPSMPVQPSVPVVKPAPAPAPAAPVVAAKPAAPAPAPKPVAPQPAAPGKPDVGQSRIDPNGLPITWSIQLASLANRESAEALQKKLRAQGYNAYIRSADGKNRVFIGPLIERAEADRLRDLLGRQQNLNGFVVRFQPERG, encoded by the coding sequence ATGGCATTACTGGATAGCGCATACAAGCAGCGAATGGTTGGAGCCCTGGTGTTGGTGGCGTTGGCGGTGATTTTTCTGCCGATGCTGTTTTCGCGTCAGGATGAGCAGCGCCAGGTAGTCGTTGAGGCGCCGGCTGCGCCCCAGGCGCCGACGGTGCCGCAAGTTCAGGTCGAGCCGGTGGTGGTGCCCGAGCCGCAGGCGTTGCCTGAGGAGCCTGTGCCGAGTGATGCGGATGTGGCTGCGCAGCAGGCGCCGAGCATGCCGGTGCAGCCGAGTGTGCCGGTGGTCAAGCCCGCACCTGCACCTGCGCCGGCAGCGCCTGTGGTTGCCGCCAAACCGGCCGCGCCGGCACCAGCGCCCAAGCCGGTTGCGCCGCAACCTGCCGCGCCGGGCAAGCCGGACGTCGGTCAAAGCCGTATCGATCCCAATGGCCTGCCGATCACTTGGTCGATCCAGCTCGCCAGCCTGGCCAATCGCGAGAGCGCCGAAGCCTTGCAGAAAAAGCTGCGCGCTCAGGGCTACAACGCTTATATCCGCAGTGCCGATGGCAAGAATCGCGTGTTTATCGGGCCGCTGATCGAGCGCGCTGAGGCCGATCGTCTGCGCGACTTGCTGGGTCGCCAGCAGAACCTGAATGGTTTTGTGGTGCGTTTTCAGCCTGAGCGCGGCTGA
- the folC gene encoding bifunctional tetrahydrofolate synthase/dihydrofolate synthase, whose translation MTQRTLGEWLAYLEQLHPSAIDMGLERSQQVAARLGLGRPAPRVITVTGTNGKGSTCAFVAALLQAQGLKVGVYNSPHLLRYNERVQLNGVEATDEQLCEAFAALDTGRGEISLTYFEMGTLAAFWLFERAQLDVVVLEVGLGGRLDTVNVVDADMALVTSIGVDHADYLGNTRESVAYEKAGIFRQGKPALCGDLDPPQPLLDKVRELDCPFYLRGREFNLDIGAQHWQWRGRDARGQAVELHDLPLLNLPMENAALALQAYLLLDLPWHAEQIAATLLATRVVGRLDRRTFEWEGKRLNLLLDVGHNPHAAEYLAQRLSRTPPVGRRLAVFGLLADKDLGGVVAPLLGDVQAWAVAPLDTPRSRPAAELETALQNLGAPVASYASVTAALEAQCAVATAEDEILLFGSFYCVAEALEWLARRSTEEAAHGITG comes from the coding sequence ATGACCCAACGTACCCTTGGCGAATGGCTCGCCTACCTTGAGCAGTTGCATCCGTCAGCCATCGACATGGGCCTGGAGCGCTCGCAACAGGTAGCGGCCCGCCTCGGGTTGGGCCGGCCGGCACCGCGCGTGATCACGGTGACCGGCACCAACGGCAAAGGCTCAACCTGTGCCTTTGTCGCGGCGCTGCTGCAAGCCCAAGGGCTGAAAGTTGGCGTCTACAATTCTCCGCACCTGCTGCGTTACAACGAGCGGGTGCAGCTCAATGGCGTCGAAGCCACTGATGAGCAGCTCTGTGAAGCCTTTGCCGCACTGGATACCGGGCGCGGCGAAATTTCCCTGACCTACTTCGAAATGGGCACCCTGGCGGCGTTCTGGCTGTTTGAGCGTGCGCAATTGGATGTGGTTGTTCTCGAAGTCGGCCTGGGTGGGCGTCTGGATACCGTCAACGTGGTGGATGCCGACATGGCGCTGGTCACCAGCATTGGCGTGGACCATGCCGACTACCTGGGCAATACCCGCGAGTCGGTGGCCTATGAAAAGGCCGGGATCTTCCGCCAGGGCAAGCCTGCGCTGTGTGGTGATCTGGACCCGCCGCAACCCTTGCTCGACAAGGTGCGCGAGTTGGATTGTCCGTTTTACCTGCGCGGCCGCGAATTCAATCTCGACATCGGTGCTCAACATTGGCAATGGCGTGGGCGTGATGCGCGCGGGCAGGCGGTAGAGCTGCATGATCTGCCGCTGCTGAACCTGCCGATGGAAAACGCTGCGCTGGCGCTGCAGGCATACTTGCTGCTGGATCTGCCGTGGCATGCCGAGCAAATTGCCGCGACATTGCTGGCCACTCGGGTGGTCGGGCGCCTGGATCGTCGCACCTTCGAGTGGGAGGGCAAGCGCCTGAACCTGCTGCTGGATGTGGGGCATAACCCGCATGCCGCCGAGTACCTGGCGCAACGCCTGTCGCGTACGCCACCGGTGGGTCGCCGCCTGGCGGTATTCGGGCTGTTGGCTGACAAAGACCTGGGCGGCGTGGTTGCGCCGTTGCTGGGCGATGTGCAGGCTTGGGCGGTGGCGCCGCTGGATACGCCGCGCAGTCGGCCGGCCGCCGAATTGGAAACGGCCTTGCAGAACCTTGGTGCGCCAGTGGCGTCGTATGCAAGCGTCACCGCCGCGCTTGAAGCGCAGTGTGCGGTGGCAACGGCCGAGGACGAGATTCTGTTGTTCGGATCATTTTATTGTGTTGCCGAGGCGCTAGAGTGGTTGGCCCGGCGCTCCACGGAGGAAGCTGCACATGGCATTACTGGATAG
- the accD gene encoding acetyl-CoA carboxylase, carboxyltransferase subunit beta: MSNWLVDKLIPSIMRSEVKKSSVPEGLWHKCPSCDAVLYRPELEKTLDVCPKCNHHMRIGARARIDIFLDADGRAELGADLEPVDRLKFRDGKKYKDRLTAAQKQTGEKDALISVSGKLLGMPVVVSAFEFSFMGGSMGAIVGERFVRAANYALENRCPMICFAASGGARMQEALISLMQMAKTSAVLARLREEGIPFISVLTDPVYGGVSASLAMLGDVIVGEPKALIGFAGPRVIEQTVREKLPEGFQRSEFLLEHGAIDMIIARGELRPRLGNLLAQMMGLPTPVYVAPKVEPIVVPPVPANL, translated from the coding sequence ATGAGCAACTGGTTAGTAGACAAACTGATCCCTTCGATCATGCGTTCCGAGGTGAAGAAAAGCTCGGTTCCTGAAGGTCTGTGGCACAAGTGCCCATCCTGCGACGCGGTGCTGTATCGCCCGGAGCTGGAAAAGACCCTGGACGTTTGCCCCAAGTGCAACCACCACATGCGTATCGGCGCCCGCGCCCGCATCGACATTTTCCTCGACGCCGATGGCCGTGCCGAGCTGGGCGCTGACCTGGAGCCGGTTGACCGTCTCAAGTTCCGCGATGGCAAAAAGTACAAGGATCGCCTCACCGCCGCGCAAAAGCAGACCGGTGAAAAGGACGCGCTGATTTCCGTCAGCGGCAAGTTGCTGGGCATGCCCGTGGTGGTGTCGGCGTTTGAGTTTTCCTTCATGGGCGGTTCCATGGGTGCCATCGTCGGTGAGCGTTTCGTACGTGCCGCCAACTACGCGCTGGAAAACCGTTGCCCGATGATCTGCTTCGCCGCCTCCGGTGGCGCGCGCATGCAGGAAGCGCTGATTTCCCTGATGCAAATGGCCAAGACCTCTGCGGTATTGGCGCGTCTGCGTGAAGAAGGCATTCCGTTCATCTCCGTGCTGACTGACCCGGTCTATGGCGGCGTTTCCGCCAGCCTGGCGATGCTGGGTGACGTGATTGTCGGCGAACCCAAGGCCCTGATCGGCTTTGCCGGCCCGCGCGTGATCGAGCAGACCGTTCGTGAAAAACTGCCGGAAGGTTTCCAGCGCAGCGAGTTCCTGCTGGAGCACGGCGCGATTGACATGATCATCGCCCGTGGCGAGCTGCGTCCACGCCTGGGTAACCTGCTGGCGCAAATGATGGGCCTGCCGACGCCTGTGTACGTCGCGCCTAAAGTCGAACCGATCGTTGTACCGCCGGTGCCTGCAAACCTATGA